GTTGCTTctccttctagtccagcagcatcttcaagtgttccttctagtccagcagcatcttcaagtgttcCGTCTACACCAGTACCATCTTCGAGTATTCCATCTACACAACCTTCTTCGGGAAGTATTATCACGATcactactccatggaccGGCTCTGAtacttcaacttacactacaactggaaccgatggtaaccCAACTATTGTCAAGGAAACTCCTGTCCCAACTGTCAccactccatggactggatctaccacatccttttacactacaactggaaccgatggtaaccCAACTATTGTCAAGGAAACTCCTGTCCCAACTGTCAccactccatggactggatctaccacatccttttacactacaactggaaccgatggtaaccCAACTATTGTTAAAGAAACTCCAGAAGGACACACCACTATCCCTTGGACCGGAACCTTCACTTCGacttacaccaccactggaaccgatggtaatccaactgaggttgttgaaactccagctACTGTCTTCACCACTTCCACTTATTGGACTGGCTCTTTCACCTCCacttacaccaccaccggtCCAGATGGTGACATTACAGTCGTAATTGAAACTCCAGAGCCTCATACCACTATCTCATGGACCGGTTCACTCACATCGACATACACTACAACAGGTACagatggtaaaccaaccgttgtggttgaaactccagaacctGTTGTcaccgaagaagatgtcaccaccatcatcttaCCATGCACCTGCAAGGAgccttcaaccaccacagcaactggtgatgatggtaagaATACCGTTGTATGTAACGTCCCTCACTCACTAGTTTCAACTGTGGTGGTGACCGAGCCATGCACTAATGCTGCTGGAGATGCTACGGTCACAGTCTATACTACGTTCACTGTCGCTGCTTCCGTGACTGCTAACCCTACTGAAACCgtttctccaactggtgCTAAAGGGAATGGTTCTGGAGCGGCTGCTGAAGCAGCTTCAGCTGGTAATGGCTCAGACTCctcaccacaagaagtctccacTTACGAGGCCATGGGTTCAaaaaacacatacacattcttggctgtgttatccgctcttttgtggatatccTTTTGAATCAATCCAATGGAACCTGGATATGATTTATACATGAGAAACGTGATTGTTAatgaatgtttggttattataatttctctttgtttAGTTCTTTCGCTTACTAATACTTGATACAGTATTAATATACTTTCCCCTCCATGAAGATTAACCTTAATTCCTCTTACTTAAAGGTTACGTATGTAAGAAGCAGAGTTTTTACTAGCACAAACCCTATCCCAATGGACTTTAGGAGGTAACGAAGTGCCGATTATTTGGCAGGGAGCGAAAACCCTCTTACGTGCGagatccaattcttgatatctaTTTTATCCGCACACGAACTGGAATAGTACCAAGGCAATCAATGAACGTTTGATAGTCAAGCTACGGTTTGCGGTTGAGGTTAGTTTCATTGTTGTCCTTGCCAGGCCAAGTATTGTTGTATTATATTTTGGGTATTTATCGGAATGTATTAAAGAATTTCCAGCATGCGTATAGTTAGAACCACTTGAATACAATTGGCAGAATTTGcgaattgaagagaaatttaaagatttcaaattgctTAATTAATGATTGGTAAACTCTATCGCTCAGAAGATGGGTGCACATTCTCGCCCATGGTATTTTGCGTATAAGACTTGCATGCAGCAACTTCCAAAGGGTATGGCTCTAAAACAGGTTTGCCCGCCTGCCTTCCTTGTGTGCAGTCATATTTATGCGCATATTTGTCTTTGGCTTCCATCAGATTTTTATGTGATCGCTCGGAGTCGTAATAATACCTGAAATGTTCCAATTGAGGTAATGTTCTCAAGAATATGCAGGACGAGCACATATATTTGCGTCCTTAGTTGTCCCTGTTTGCTGCACGTGGAAGCGGTGGagggtgtatgggtcagaacttcggtgggtgtatgggtcagaacttcggtgggtgtatgggtcagaacttcggtgggtgtatgggtcagaacttcggtgggtgtatgggtcagaacttcggtgggtgtatgggtcagaacttcggtgggtgtatgggtcagaacttcggtgggtgtatgggtcagaacttcggtgggtgtatgggtcagaacttcggtgggtgtatgggtcagaacttcggtgggtgtatgggtcagaacttcggtgggtgtatgggtcagaacttcggtgggtgtatgggtcagaacttcggtgggtgtatgggtcagaacttcggtgggtgtatgggtcagaacttcggtgggtgtatgggtcagaacttcggtgggtgtatgggtcagaacttcggtgggtgtatgggtcagaacttcggtgggtgtatgggtcagaacttcggtgggtgtatgggtcagaacttcggtgggtgtatgggtcagaacttcggtg
Above is a window of Yamadazyma tenuis chromosome 1, complete sequence DNA encoding:
- a CDS encoding uncharacterized protein (EggNog:ENOG502SQPX): MILKSIIFLSFVTPLVLAISGCSPTSTETGLVVDYFDEVEESVSSSDYLSTIDAMTPDYTIYGVSDIVFDLTEISVGEYGDVYGRRTPLDYFGLRLTGYFLAPETGTYTFKFTLADNQASLAIGGDTTTLNCCSSSSNLQVNGSIYASQSGKGNEVTTNSTTVRLVAGDYYPVKIVYYEASPAIASLELSVTYPDGASHTTDIPWYYTNETELCTTTTTTNIWTGTDTETITETASDGNVFVTVQIPETTTTTTEPWTGSGTTTTTIYPSNSSDPVTVDIKIPESTTTTTDVWTVPSSSIPSTQPSSGSIITITTPWTGSDTSTYTTTGTDGNPTIVKETPVPTVTTPWTGSTTSFYTTTGTDGNPTIVKETPVPTVTTPWTGSTTSFYTTTGTDGNPTIVKETPEGHTTIPWTGTFTSTYTTTGTDGNPTEVVETPATVFTTSTYWTGSFTSTYTTTGPDGDITVVIETPEPHTTISWTGSLTSTYTTTGTDGKPTVVVETPEPVVTEEDVTTIILPCTCKEPSTTTATGDDGKNTVVCNVPHSLVSTVVVTEPCTNAAGDATVTVYTTFTVAASVTANPTETVSPTGAKGNGSGAAAEAASAGNGSDSSPQEVSTYEAMGSKNTYTFLAVLSALLWISF